One Ricinus communis isolate WT05 ecotype wild-type chromosome 1, ASM1957865v1, whole genome shotgun sequence DNA window includes the following coding sequences:
- the LOC8261914 gene encoding guanine nucleotide exchange factor subunit RIC1 produces MYMAYGWPQVIPLEPGLCPSSQQIIYLKVINRLLLVVSPSHLELWSSSQHKVRLGKYKRDAESVEKEGENLQAVWSPDAKLIAVLTSSLFLHIFKVQFSEKRIQIGGKQLSGLFLANISLLLSEQVPFAEKDLTVSNIVSDNKFMLLGLSSGSLYSISWKGEFCGSFELDPCPHESTEASILPHSLVNGLASGGVLGDFVSNHNISKKSAITRLEFCFPMRLLLVLYSDGQLVSCSVSKKGLKQAESIKVEKKLGSGDAVCTSVASEQQILAVGTRKGIVELYDLTESASLIRTVSLCDWGYSVDATGSVSCIAWAPDNSAFAVGWKLRGLTVWSVSGCRLMSTIRQIGLSSVSSPVVKPNQDCKYEPLIGGTSLLQWDEYGYKLYAIEEGSLERMLAFSFGKCCLSRGVSGMTYVRQVIYGEDRLLVVQSEDTDELKILHLNLPVSYISQNWPVQHVAASKDGMYLAVAGLHGLILYDMRLKKWRVFGDITQEQKIQCKGLLWLGKIVVVCNYIDSSNMYELLFYPRYHLDQSSLLCRKPLLAKPMVMDVYQDYILVTYRPFDVHIFHVNLHGELTPHRTPDLQLSTVRELSIMTAKSHPAAMRFIPDQIVREGAFKNHISPSSDLLVREPARCLILRANGDLSLLDLDDGRERELTDSVELFWVTCGQSEEKTNLIEDVSWLDYGHRGMQVWYPSPDVDSFKQEGFLQLDPELEFDREVYPLGLLPNAGVVVGVSQRLSFSACTEFPCFEPSPQAQTILHCLLRHLLQRDKSEEALRLAQLSAQKPHFSHCLEWLLFTVFDTEISRQSANKNQRSVPKHAGNCSLLEKTCDFIRNFSEYLDVVVSVARKTDGRHWADLFAAAGRSTELFEECFQRRWYRTAACYILVIAKLEGPAVSQYCALRLLQATLDESLYELAGELVRFLLRSEKEYDQTSTDSDRLSPRFLGYFLFRSSYRKTSLDKSTSFKEQSAHVASVKNILESHASYLMSGKELSKLVAFVKGTQFDLVEYLQRERFGSARLENFASGLELIGQKLQMGTLQSRLDAEFLLAHMCSVKFKEWIVVLATLLRRSEVLFDLFRHDMRLWKAYSITLKSHTAFIEYQDLLEALEERLAFVPELEEK; encoded by the exons atgTATATGGCATATGGATGGCCACAGGTGATACCTCTAGAGCCAGGACTCTGTCCATCTTCACAACAAATTATATATCTCAAAGTCATAAATCGTCTCTTGCTCGTAGTCTCTCCTTCTCACTTGGAGCTCTGGAGCTCCTCTCAG CATAAAGTGAGGTTAGGCAAGTATAAGAGAGATGCGGAGTCTGTTGAGAAAGAGGGAGAGAATTTACAGGCTGTTTGGAGTCCTGATGCCAAATTGATCGCTGTTCTT ACCTCATCTCTCTTTCTTCACATCTTCAAGGTCCAATTCTCTGAAAAGAGAATACAAATTGGAGGGAAGCAATTGTCTGGTTTGTTTCTTGCTAATATATCTCTTCTTCTTAGCGAACAGGTTCCTTTTGCAGAAAAAGACTTGACAGT GAGCAATATTGTAAGTGATAACAAATTTATGCTACTTGGGCTTTCTAGTGGGTCCTTATATAGCATCTCTTGGAAGGGGGAG TTCTGTGGGTCTTTCGAACTTGATCCCTGTCCACATGAAAGCACTGAAGCCTCTATTCTACCACACTCTTTAGTTAATGGCCTTGCTTCTGGAGGGGTTCTAGGAGATTTTGTATCTAATCATAATATCAGCAAGAAGTCTGCTATCACACGATTGGAGTTTTGCTTTCCAATGAGGCTGCTACTTGTTTTATACTCTGACGGACAACTGGTATCATGCTCTGTAAGCAAGAAAGGGTTAAAGCAAGCTGAATCTATTAAAGTTGAAAAGAAGTTGGGTTCTGGTGATGCTGTATGTACTTCAGTAGCTTCAGAGCAACAAATCCTTGCGGTTGGTACTAGAAAAGGGATTGTCGAGTTATATGACCTAACAGAATCTGCATCACTCATCCGTACAGTGTCATTGTGCGACTGGGG GTATTCAGTGGATGCCACTGGTTCTGTCAGTTGTATTGCATGGGCGCCTGATAATTCTGCGTTTGCTGTTGGGTGGAAGTTAAGAGGACTAACAGTTTGGTCTGTTTCTGGCTGTCGTTTGATGTCAACAATCCGGCAAATTGGTCTAAGTTCTGTATCTTCACCAGTAGTTAAGCCAAACCAAGATTGTAAATATGAGCCACTGATAGGTGGCACCTCATTGTTGCAGTGGGATGAATATGGATATAAACTCTATGCCATTGAAGAAGGATCTTTGGAGAGAATgcttgctttttcttttgggaAATGCTGTCTTAGCAGAGGAGTATCTGGCATGACCTATGTGCGCCAGGTGATTTATGGAGAAGATAGGTTGCTGGTTGTACAGTCTGAGGATACTGACGAACTCAAAATTTTACATCTGAATCTTCCA GTTTCGTATATCTCACAAAATTGGCCTGTTCAACATGTGGCAGCTAGCAAGGACGGAATGTACTTAGCAGTTGCTGGTCTTCATGGGTTAATTCTATATGATATGCGGTTAAAAAAGTGGCGAGTGTTTGGAGATATTACTCAAGAACAAAAGATTCAGTGCAAAGGTTTGTTATGGCTGGGAAAGATTGTCGTTGTCTGCAACTACATTGATTCTTCTAACAT GTATGAATTGCTCTTTTATCCAAGGTATCATCTCGACCAGAGTTCCTTGCTTTGCCGGAAGCCATTACTTGCCAAGCCAATGGTGATGGATGTCTATCAAGATTATATACTTGTCACTTATCGCCCATTTGATGTCCATATATTCCACGTGAACCTACATGGTGAACTGACACCTCACAGAACCCCAGATTTGCAG CTTTCTACAGTACGAGAACTCTCAATCATGACTGCAAAGAGTCATCCTGCTGCAATGCGCTTCATCCCTGATCAGATCGTAAGAGAGGGCGCTTTTAAGAATCATATTTCACCATCTTCAGATTTATTAGTCAGAGAGCCTGCTAG ATGTTTGATACTGAGAGCAAATGGGGACCTGTCACTTTTGGATTTGGATGATGGACGTGAAAGAGAGCTCACCGACTCTGTTGAATTATTCTGGGTTACCTGTGGTCAATCAGAGGAGAAAACAAATCTAATTGAGGACGTTTCTTGGTTGGATTATGGTCACCGAGGGATGCAG GTCTGGTATCCATCTCCTGATGTTGATTCTTTTAAGCAGGAGGGTTTTTTGCAg TTGGATCCAGAGCTAGAATTTGATCGTGAAGTTTATCCTCTGGGCCTTCTTCCAAATGCTGGTGTTGTTGTTGGTGTCTCTCAGAGATTGTCTTTTTCAGCATGTACTGAGTTTCCATGTTTTGAGCCATCTCCTCAAGCTCAAACTATATTGCATTGCCTACTCAGGCACCTTCTTCAG AGGGACAAAAGTGAAGAGGCCTTAAGGTTGGCACAGTTATCTGCACAAAAGCCTCATTTTTCCCATTGTTTGGAATGGCTTCTTTTTACTGTATTTGACACAGAAATTTCCAG GCAGAGCGCAAACAAGAATCAGAGATCAGTTCCTAAACATGCTGGGAATTGCTCTCTTTTGGAGAAGACCTGTGATTTTATCAGAAATTTCTCAGAGTATCTTGATGTAGTTGTGAGCGTTGCAAGAAAAACTGATGGCCGACACTGGGCGGACTTATTCGCAGCTGCTGGAAGATCAACAGA GTTGTTTGAGGAATGCTTCCAGCGGAGATGGTACCGCACAGCAGCTTGCTATATACTT GTCATTGCTAAACTTGAAGGACCTGCTGTAAGTCAATATTGTGCTCTACGTTTACTACAG GCGACACTTGACGAATCTTTATATGAACTCGCTGGAGAACTG GTGCGGTTCTTGTTGAGATCTGAAAAAGAATATGACCAGACATCGACAGATTCGGACAGGCTGTCTCCGAGATtcttgggttattttctattccgTTCTAGTTACAGGAAGACATCCTTGGATAAAAG CACCTCATTCAAAGAGCAAAGTGCTCATGTTGCTTCCGTGAAGAACATTCTAGAAAGCCATGCTAGCTATCTGATGTCAGGGAAAGAACTCTCCAAGCTTGTTGCATTTGTAAAAGGCACTCAGTTTGATTTAGTG GAATATCTTCAAAGAGAAAGATTCGGTTCTGCTCGCTTGGAAAATTTCGCATCAGGCCTGGAACTAATTGGGCAA